The genomic segment AAACATATGTGCCTTTgtctggaggggaggggcagggtggcaAGTAGATGGTGGAGAGGAAGGGTGGGGGGAGACCACAGGGGTCCTCACTGGTTGCAGTAGCCCACACGATAGCACCGGGTACAGCGCTTCAGCTTTTCATCCTCCGACTGTTGCTTCCGCTGACAGGCTGCACACTTGGAGATGGGGATGCTGGGCACCTGGGGGCGCTAGGGTGGGTCGTCTGGTTCAGCAAGGTCAGGCAGGAGTATACTCCCCAACCAGAGCCCTGTGCCATCTGGTTGGTCCCCACTCACCTGCTGCACCTCTAGCACCACTACCCGCTCCTTAGCCAGCTCTGGGGATAGCAGCTCAAAGCAGAGGAGCATATCTGATGAGGACACAGTGTCCAGAGAGTGGGAGGGCAAGAACACACGGTGGAAGCGATTCTTAATTACCTGGGGATAGAGAACACACAGATCCCATGTAAGGGTAAGCCCTTTTCCCAGTCCTGTCCCAGGGTGTAAGGAGAAGGCCTGGCTCTGCCTTGTGTCTATGTGGACAAGGTTGGGCTTTGTAGGCCAAAGGAGGCATATGCCTCTGCTAGCACCAGTCTCAGTGTCCAAGGCCATAAGGAGGCTGGTGCATCAGAGAGCCTGAAAGACCAGGCCTGGGGCAGGTATCAACCATACAGCTCTCCACAATGAGGGCTTCTACCCTGCTATAATTAGCAGGGCCCTGCTAAGACTGCAACATATTATCACAAACAGTCCACACTGGAAGAGCCTCCTCCCTACTCTCAGCATCTAAGAAAAACGGCACTGTCAAACTAAAGGCTAATAACCTTTGGGGAGAGCCAGCACACAGATCTGGGATAAAAGAAGAGCAGCAGGATGGAGGAAGAACCATAGCAAATGGAGGGACAGTCCTGCAGCTCAAGCTCTTTGTCTAAAGAGGGAAAAGCAGTTGGGGTCCACAAACAAAAAGGGGAGTAAACCCTGATGATGGCTAGAACTGAACTCTATTGCATAGTCCAAATACCTCATTTCAACCATGCCTCAAATAACAGCATACCACCTATTTTTGTGCAGTAACATACACATTCATATGTATGCGTACAGATGCCAATGACTGTACGCATGTGTCTATGCTATGAGTATACACACGTCCACGTATGTGAGAGCCCAGGGAAGAACAGACATACCTCAGCCAGACGCAGGTTCTCAGGCTTCACGTGGACACTCTGAGAAAGGGAGTCCAATACTTCACTTGCACTGGAGTTCTCCTTGCTGACACTCACCAGGAACTATAGCAAAAAGGGCAAAGTCAGTGGGGGAAGTGGCCAGGTTCTCTGGGACAGCCCAGAGGGGTAGGGGTTTACTCCTCACCTTGATGGGCTTGCTGTGGGGCTCTCGGGCAAAATAAAAGACGGGAAGAACCTTTTGCTTTTGTGGCAAGGGCACCGGCAGATAAAGAAATGGGTCAAAAGTGATGGAGACCTGTGGATGCATAGGTGGTACTGGGTGGCCGCACAGAGAAGAGGAGACAGGATGCTTGTGCCCAAAGAGCTCATTCAAGACCCTCTGATGACTCTCAGGGCCCTTACAGCCAACCAGCAAACTCTCAGGCTTGAGAACACCAGATGGAGCAGGAGGGCCCACAGGAAGAGAACAATCCCTCTTTCTGTCACTTGAGGCTCTGCTCAGCTTAGCCACCAATTTGTCCCTCACTTGCATCCCATGTGCCTTTCCACTCTTACCTATAACCATGTCACACCTTCCTTTGCCACACCACATTTCTGAGCCCAAACGTTACTTTTACCTTAGTCAGGAACCCTACCCTAAGGCCTACCTGCCAGCTTCCTTGCCCAAACCTTGCCCCGCAGCACCTGAAAATGCACATGCCTCTGAACTAATGTGACCATACTAGCTGAGCCAAACTAGGGAGCCCATCACACCTTGGCACACACAGGGCACACCAGCTTCGACTTGTACTGGCCCTGAAACAGGTCCACGATGAAAGAGTCATTCCTCATCTTGTGCCGCTGCCATGCTTCTTCAGCCACCACCTGAGAAGCAGAGTGATGAGAACCAAGGAGACTTGGAGGCTGGGATGCACATGAAACATGCCCACCCTctacctctgaccctgacctcaTCAGGTCGCCCATCTGAGTCGACGGTCTCTGTGTAGGGCTTGTTCTGGATGCGATTCAGGTCCTCATGCAGCCCATCCAGCAGGAAAGCCATGAATTCCTGGGCATCGTGCTGGGCATAGCCTGTGAACTGGCTGGCCTTGCTTGCTACAATGGCCTGGATGGAGGAGCCAAGGTGTGAGCATGAAGCCCTAGCACCCACTGCACACCCAGCTGGCTGGCCCTCCTCACCCTCTCCAGCCAACAGATCACCTTCAACTTGGAAGGTTGGAAGGCATGGTGGGTGCCCTTCCATAGTGCCCGAAGCAGTACAGCAAAGCCGATAGCCAGACGCCCACCAGTCCCCAGTGGGTTGTTGTAGTTGATCTCAGCCTCAAAGGAGCGATCTAGGAAAAGCAGCCAAGTAGAGGTATGAGGGACAAAGATACCGCCTCTTCCCATACCCCAGGttccaggccctgccctcaccaTGGAAGAAGTCCCGGAGTTCCCGAGTGTTGGACAGAGACTGAATGACGCTGTTCATGAAGCAGGTGTTGCCTAAATTTACAAGGCCAGTGAAGCCTGGCAGACAcaccttcttctcttcctcttcctcttcctccacacTATCTCCACTCACTGGGCTGTGGGGCATGGGTGGTACCATACATGTGGGCTTGGGCTGTGGGAGCAAAGGGGGCATGAGAAAACAGCCTCGAGGCTCTCAAGCCTCTATTCTTGGCCCTTCCCACCCCAAAATTCTCACCGAAGCCAGGTGTGGCTCTGGCTTTGGGGCTACATGTTCCATGGGGGTGCGAGCTGCCACACTGTCTAGCCCAGTGTCCTCAGATCGAGCCTTGGGTTTGTCTTTCTCCACAGCCCGGGCTTCCTCCTGGcctgccagggggtggggggcacctcCTGGTGGGGTTGGATCCAGAGGGGTTGGACCTGTCGGCACGGCAACCTTTGCACCACCCACTGCACCTTAAAAAGGGGGAATGAGAGGGCTGGTGGTTAGCAGCATGTGGCAGGGGATGGGGTCCTGGTCAGGTAGGGCTGGGGAATGAAAGGAGCTCGTGTGCAGACCTCGTGCAGCTGGAGCCTCCAGGCCCCCCCAGCGCTGACTCTGCCGCTTACGGAGACAGATGTCGATTCGAGAGGCTGTGAAACAGAAGGTGCACTGCTCCGGCTCAATCAGGTTCCTGTGGGAAAAGGCTGAACTCAGGGACTCAGGTGCAGTGAGCATCAAGCTGGATGGGCCAGGGAGATGGAGCCTAGGGTAGGACAGGTACAGTGGTGGGGCCGGGTACCACCCACCTGAGCTTCACCTGCCAACGGAAGATGGTATGGGGCCCACAGCCCGGGTGCAGCCTCAGGAAGTTTCCATCCCTGCAGAAGCAGAGCAGGGCAtgagaaaggacaagagaaagAACATAAGAGATACTGTCCCACCAGTGGCACACTGTCTGCCCCATCATATCCTGCCCACTCACTCACCTGGTCTGGAAGATGAGCGTGAAGTCCTGCTCACGGAAAAGTACTCGAGAGGTGTCCCTGCAGATCTCCTTCACATATACGTGCACCACCACGGAGTCTGGCCCCTTCTCATACGAGTCATTCTTGACAAATGCCAGGTTCACCATAGACTCAGGCTCTATGTTGAGACTATGGCTCAGCACCACCCAGGACAGGTTCCAGCCTGTAGCTATTCTACTCCCTACCTGCCCACCAAACTTGCAACCCAACCTagggctctgcctgcccacccccagccccacctttaCCATCCACCAGGGTAGCAGCATCTGCTGCCACTGCCATCTCTTCCTTGCCATGATCATCTTTCTCAGGGTCTCTGCTCCGGGCCATAACTGGAGAGACGGGGTCATTCCTGGGGGATACTGCCTTCTCTCCTGCCAAAAGGGCTAAATTCTCCTCTGAGCCCAGGAGGCAAGTTTGGGCATTCAGCGGTGGTACAAGCAGCTGTTCCTCAGTCTCAACCTATTCATGGCAAGATTGTGTGCAGGATCAGCCATAGGTCTGGCAGGTGGCCCCCACTCCAGTCCATACCCTTTCCCATCTCCTACCACCCAAACAGGCACCCAGCTCTCACCTGGGTGGCCGGGTCATCCAGGAAGGGTGGAGCATCACCCCGGGGTCCAGGGCCATCCCTGGACCCTTCCCCCTCTGGCCCTCTGCAGAGATGCACAGCCCTCTTGGCGCTGGGCCCTGCCTGGGACCCGGGGCCAGCCCCCGAGCCTACCTCACCACGGCCCTGGGCCCGCTTCTGGTTCCGGGCCTCTTGCTTAGCCCGACGGGGCTCAGGGCCTGGCTCCAGGGCAATGTGAGATAACTCCTGCCCATTCTCCTGGCACCGCAGTCCTGGCACCAACTCCTGGGGCCCTAGGGGTTTTTTCTGTCAAAGATATAGCAGTCAGGCCCTGTTGACCATACTgggtaaccctaccctaccctgtaCTGGAACTCACCAGAAGAGAGGGCCACGTGAGCAAAGGCACCTTCTTGGGCAGTGCCAGTTGCAGGAGGCCACCCTTGCGGGCCTGCACTTTGGTGCAAGAACTTTCTATCTCAGCATAGAAGACACCACCCCACTGCCGACCACCTGGAGACAGAGTAGGGTCAGTGAGCTGGGGTGGAGGACATTGGAGGATTCAAATATACTACTGTGGGCAGGGCAGATGAATGCACCTGGAAGCCGCACCACACAGTCTGTGTCTGTGAAAGCTGCATCAACCTCTTCCAGTCGCAGGGGACCTGCTCCCACACGAAGCTTAACAATCACCTCATCTGCACTCTGCCTCCAGTCGAGCAACAACTCTGTAGAGGAAGTGGTAAAGAGATCACAAGCTCCTGATGGAGATAAGCAGGGAACAAGAGACCCAACCCTAATAGAACTACTCCAAATGGGAGCTAAATTCCCAGTACCCTTCCCCTCCTCTAGCACCCAAAAGGCCCATTCATTACTCACCCTCTTTGGTCTGCTCCTCTCGAGGAGTGGACACTGACCCTGATGACAAAGGAAAGAATAAGGAGACAACAATGTGAGGCAACCTCCAGGACCTTACCACCTCACAAAGTACCATCTTCTGGATCTCACCCAAATACCCAGACTTCAAAGCTGAGGCTCTCCCCAACCTGCCATGGGTCCTTCTCTCTGCATCAGACCAGGACAGAAGGAATGgcaaaaaaaatcatctttccaACCCTCAATCTGTATGCCCAgtgagaggggaggaagagaaggccaTGAGCACTCTGGGAATGCTACTCCCACCTTTCCTAGGATCTCCATCCTTGCTCTCCTGGTTTGCTCGATCCTTCTGCTTCTTTTTACAAGTGGCCTCCTCCAGTCCTGGAGGCCCTCTCCTTGGGCCTGTAGCACTGGCCCCACCAGACATCTTGAGCCGCTTTGTTGACAGCCAGAGTGCCCCAGGGTCGGCAACAGCGTCTGGGTCAGGGCTGCGGCGCTTTCTTCCTGACCCAGCTATCTTGGCAACTCTTTGTGGCCAAATTCTCCAGCAAGGAACCGACAGCCtgacaaaaaagaacaaatgatcaCTGCCAAGGCCCAGGAACTTGCTCCTTGGCAACAGCCAGGGCTTGGGAACCCAGGAAACTCCTAACCCTATAAAGCAATATCTCCTCATCACCAGAAGTAGCCCTGGACACTGTCAGGTTAttctgaagagaaaataaatattctaagtAGCAGCAACCACTTCTGGCCAAACCTCCTAGATACCCACCATAACAGACCCACAAAACTGGAAGCCTCACTAAGGAGGCATCAGGTCAAGGCAGTCATGGCCTGGGATCAGGCTCCTCCACTAATCTGGAGAGGAGCCATGGCTTCAGCCCACAAGGTTGGCACTCTGAGCAGGGTGCTCACTTTTCCTTCACTCTCACTGGCTGCTTAGTCACCACTGGAGAAGTAGGAGGtggagaaggaaggcaggaaaggaggaGACAATCAAGCAGCAGAAGATCCAGGCCCTGTGGCTGAAAACAGGCCCAGCCCAGGTGCTGCCACTGCCCAGAAAAGGTCCAGGCAAAGTGCCTCACCAGCCTCCTGCCAACTCCTACTCTCATCATGAACCTGCTCCTGTGCACTGCTTGGTCTTTCTTCATCCCAAGAGAGATTACTCTCCCCAGCTACTGTCCCAAGCAAAGAAGGGATGAAAAGGGTATCTAGATGTCACATTACTTCCTCAGTAGCAACCTTGCTCCAGTGCTAAGACAGGATGGGCAGCTAGTTTGAGACTGGAACAGACATCACAACCTTCCTTCCCAGGTCCCTTCAGTAAACAGCTCTGAGCCACAGGGACTTGCTACCCAGTTTCCCACAGACCCACCAGTAGATTCTGGGCTGTTTGTCCATCCAAAGTGAAGTTCTCAAAACCAAATACTAAGATGAGGGTGGCGATGAACCATGGATCTAGGATCCCTGACAGCCTCAAGCCCAGCCTGAGCCAGCGGCAAGAGAGTGACTAGTCTGTGTTCCGCTGAGTGTatggaggaggggggaggagtgATAAGGATACTCTTTTACAGGTCAGATGTGATACTTGTGGGCTGGATCTTTAACGACGGCAGATCCAGAGCTAAAGGGTGGACAATTGCCACCTcttccgccgccgccgccgccgccgccgccgccgccgcctcctcctcctcgcaCCGAGGCCCCGGCTTAAGGTCGCGTCCGTCCCCCATGCACCGGGGACGTCGAGGCAGGAAAGGGGCTGTCTAGGGATCTGAGCCGGTCTGATATGACTGCGCGGGGTTACTGACCACAGTCCAGCACCCCGGCCGGGCTGCGACCCAGCTCCAGCCTCCGAACCCTGGGCCCGCCaccaccttctccaggaagccgcCCTTACTGCCCCGCCAGTCCTCTCTCTGAGGCAGGAGGCCGGCCACAGGCAAAGCGCCGGCTCCGCCGGCCTCGGTGGGCCTGACACGCCACAGGACTCGAGGGGTCAGGACTGGCACGGCCCGTGACCTTGAACAGGCCGCCTTGGGCCCGCGTTGCAGCACCACCGCTCTGGCCAAATCGGCGAGTTGCGGCCCGCTCCACTCACCCAGCGAGACCGCCGCCGCCAGCCCTCTTCGGGCCCTGGCAACCCGTTCTCGGTTCCGGTTCCGGCGTCAGGTCGGTTCCGGTTCCGGCGGGCCCCTCCCCCGTCCCggcgccgccaccgccaccgccttAGCCGCTTGTTTTGTTTCGACTTCTAGTTACGACCGCGGGAGGCGGAGCGCCAAGCTGGTGACGCATTTCCGGCGAGAGCGGGCTCCTAGCTCCGGGCAGCTCCGGGGCGGGCCTGAGCGGAGGGAGGCGGGGCTCCGGTGCCTTGGCCTAGCATGGGCCCTCCTGGTAGCATCCTGGATGTTTATCCAGACACCCTGCCCGCCCCAAATCAGAGTCTAGACAACACAGTGGGGGTTCACACTAGTTTATTGGGGGCCCTGCCAGGCCAAGAGCTCTTTAATGTACAGCAGACGCGtgtggggccaggctggggacagggataGGCCATGGGCAGAGGTTACTGGCAAGTGTTGTAGATCTGGACCTGTAGGTTGATGGCTTGAAGCACACTGCGCATCCTGGCCTCCAGCCCGTCCAGCTGAGCTGCCTTGCCCTCCAGGGCCCGTTCATTCTCTTCATAGGTGCCCTCCAGTTCTAGGAGGTGAAGGTCTCAGCTTAGGGGTCCCACTCCCACAGTCCCACGTGCGTGGTGCCCACCTGCCCCACTCCTCACCCTGTAGCCGCTGCAGCTTGTCTTGAGCTGCCTGCAACAGGTCCCGAGCCTCATCCCGCAGCTGCTCTGCCCTTGCCTGTGCAGCCAGCACACCCTGGGCCTTGCGCTCAGCCAGGGCCTTCACTGTCTGGTACTGGTCACCTAGTGGGCCCTGCAGCAGCTGCAGATATAGAGGGCAGGGTCAGCATGGTAGCCCAGTGGAGGCCCAGCCTTCACCCCTACCTCTTCTAGCTGTCTGTGCCTCAATCCACCTGCTCAGCCTCCCGGGCACGACCCTGGGCACTGCCTGCCGTTTCTTCAGCCGTAGAAGCTGCCAGGCTATTTCCTGCTCGTTTCAGTTTCAGAGCCTCCAGGAGAGCATCCAATTGCCGAGCCCGCTCACCTGCAgaactcagtgcctgctctgcacCTGCCATCCTCTCCTGTACCTGCCATGGGTAGACAGGAGGTTAAACAGATCTACGGTGCAGGCCCATACCCTTGCCCCACTGATGTCCTAGGGAGACCACACCTGGTGCAGGGTTTGCTCTGTGTCCTGTGTGTCAGCCACTGCACCCCGGATGGCACCCTGGGCAGCACTCTGTGCCCGCTGGGCCTCCTCCAGTGCTGCCTGTACTGTCGCTGCCTTCTGTTTCTCACCCTCAGCCCGGTTCCTGGGGAAAATGGTCAATCAGGGCCTGCAGGTATCAGGACCAAGCATTAGGTCCAGGGGCCAGGGATGGGGTCAGACCGTGCCCGCTGTGCATCCTGCAGTAGCTGCTCAGCCCGACGCACATCTCCCACAGTACGAGCCAGGATCGTGTCCACATCCTCCAGGCTCCGGACTCGCTCTGCAATCGCACCCGCCAGGTGCTGGATCTGGTCAGGTGAGGCTGGGATGGAGAGCTCTAGCACCCGTGTGGCTACCATTTCAATGCTATCAGGATCAGCCCCCTCCTCTATGGGGACAAAAGCAAGGACTTAAGGATATAGATTCTTCAGGATAGGCATGGGGATACAATCTTGGGGTATGGACTCAGGGTCTGTACCTGGGATAGAGGTTTGCTAATAGGCATAATGATGTAACCACAGGCACAGGGACTATATATATGGCTCAGACTCAGGGACATGGACCTGGGAACCACATATGGGCATGGACTCAGCGGCCAGACATGGGGTCATAAACACAGGTTCAATGCAGGCCCTGAGGCTCAAATATGAACCTAGAGAGACACAGACATGAGGGAAACAACCACATGGCCTGGCCACATGGGAGGCTCACGGTTGAGGAAGTCCTTCACACTCTGGATAAGTTCTCGAAGTTCCTGGTTGGTCTGCTCCACCTGTCCCCTGGAAGCATTAGCCTTGTCCAGGGCCGCTTGGGCCCGCTGCTGTGCCTCGCCTGCCTGCCGACGAGTCTCAGCCACTTGGCTGAGGATGCCACCACCTTCTGCCAGTGCCCGCTGCAGCTCTGCCTGTGTGTGCCGGGCCCGGCCCAGTGCTAGGTCTGCTGTGGCTGCTGCCCCATTGCAGCTGAGGCCCCCACAGCGAGGCTGCCCATCCTCATCTCGACAGCCGGCACCCCCACAAGGGCTTGTAGCACAGGGTGCATTCCCTGGGGCCCCACACACCTGCCAGGCACAGAACAAGTTAGGGCCCTATAGAAGGAACATCCACACCCACCCATCCCACCCCACACTTGCACCTCACCAGTTCATTTATGTCTGTCAGGCTCAGAGTGTGGGTACGGGCAGAGAGCTCGCCCAGAGCCCGCTGGTTGGCCATGTGTTTGCTGTTGAAGTCCTCCCTCTGGGCATCCATCAGTATCTCTGTCCGATGCCGGATACCTGCTGAGTTGCTCACAGGGCTAGGTACTGCCAGGGCTGAGGTGTTGGCACGACGTTCTGCCTCTGCAGACTGGCTGTGAGCATGGCGGATGCTATCATAGGCACCTAAGTTGGGCAGAGGCAGGCAGTCAACTAAATATTGACCCTAGTCCACCTGCCTACTTGGCCAACAACTCACCCAGGAAGTTTGAATGTTTGAGCAGGTCAAGATGCTGGTCAAGCTGCCGCAGCGTGAGATTAAGTGCAAGCCCATCTCGCTCCAGACCACTTAGTGCATGGTTGGCATTGAAGTTCTCATCCTGCACATCTGTAAGCTCTGCTTCCAGCTGAGTGAGGTGCTCAGTGGCCTCCCCAATTTCACGCCTGCgctgatgggggagggggggtgttCAGAGAGGCTTCGGCCCTGGTCCACTGGAACTCTGCCCCATCCCACCATGTATTCTCAGGCCCATCCGCACCGCAGCTCCTCTGTGGCCTTCACAAGTTGTGCAGTGGAGGCAGCTGAGGTGTTGTGGGCACCCACAATGCCCTGCACAGTGCCCAGTTTCTCCTGCATGTGCCGGAAGCTGCTCTCAAAGGCACCCAGCACACCCGTCTGCTGCAGCTCCTGCACCCGCTGCTCCAGGCGCCGTGTACGGGCAGCCAAGTCCTGTACCACACGGTCCCAATCCCCGAAGCATGCATGGCAGGGGTGACAGGCAGGAAAGACTCCTGAGAAGCCACGGGCACACTGGTCACAGCGCACACCAGACACGCCTGGGCGGCAGCTACAGTGACCTGTGGAGCGGTGACACTGAGGTGTGTCTGTTCCACGAGGGTCACAATCACAGGCTGCAGGAAAGGGCAGACCACAGAGTTAGGGCTCCTGTGGGgcatcctgggaagtcctccaTCCACCCTGGGACCCCTGACTCCCTTACCACGGCACTGCAAACCAGGGTCTCCCCAGTGGAGCTCTTGGCACTCAGAACAGGTCCGCCCACCAAAGCCGGCACGACAGTGGCACTGCCCTGTGAACTGGGGTAGGAACAGGGCATGAGTGAGAGCCTCTATCAAAGGCTGAGCCCTCAAGACAAGGCAGACAGCTGGCCCCATCTCCCCTACTCCCCTACTCCCATGGA from the Eulemur rufifrons isolate Redbay chromosome 7, OSU_ERuf_1, whole genome shotgun sequence genome contains:
- the USP19 gene encoding ubiquitin carboxyl-terminal hydrolase 19 isoform X11 — encoded protein: MSGGASATGPRRGPPGLEEATCKKKQKDRANQESKDGDPRKVSTPREEQTKEELLLDWRQSADEVIVKLRVGAGPLRLEEVDAAFTDTDCVVRLPGGRQWGGVFYAEIESSCTKVQARKGGLLQLALPKKVPLLTWPSLLKKPLGPQELVPGLRCQENGQELSHIALEPGPEPRRAKQEARNQKRAQGRGEVGSGAGPGSQAGPSAKRAVHLCRGPEGEGSRDGPGPRGDAPPFLDDPATQVETEEQLLVPPLNAQTCLLGSEENLALLAGEKAVSPRNDPVSPVMARSRDPEKDDHGKEEMAVAADAATLVDEPESMVNLAFVKNDSYEKGPDSVVVHVYVKEICRDTSRVLFREQDFTLIFQTRDGNFLRLHPGCGPHTIFRWQVKLRNLIEPEQCTFCFTASRIDICLRKRQSQRWGGLEAPAARVGGAKVAVPTGPTPLDPTPPGGAPHPLAGQEEARAVEKDKPKARSEDTGLDSVAARTPMEHVAPKPEPHLASPKPTCMVPPMPHSPVSGDSVEEEEEEEKKVCLPGFTGLVNLGNTCFMNSVIQSLSNTRELRDFFHDRSFEAEINYNNPLGTGGRLAIGFAVLLRALWKGTHHAFQPSKLKAIVASKASQFTGYAQHDAQEFMAFLLDGLHEDLNRIQNKPYTETVDSDGRPDEVVAEEAWQRHKMRNDSFIVDLFQGQYKSKLVCPVCAKVSITFDPFLYLPVPLPQKQKVLPVFYFAREPHSKPIKFLVSVSKENSSASEVLDSLSQSVHVKPENLRLAEVIKNRFHRVFLPSHSLDTVSSSDMLLCFELLSPELAKERVVVLEVQQRPQVPSIPISKCAACQRKQQSEDEKLKRCTRCYRVGYCNQLCQKTHWPDHKGLCRPENIGYPFLVSVPASRLTYARLAQLLEGYARYSVSVFQPPFQPGRIALESQGPACTTLLSTNSLEAGDSERDSIQPPELQLVTPVAEGDTGVPRVWAAPDRGPVPSTSGISSEMLASGPIEVGSLPACERMSRPEAAVPGYQHPSEATNAHTPQFFIYKIDASNREQRLEDKGETPLELGDDCSLALVWRNNERLQEFVLVASKELECAEDPGSAGEAARAGHFTLDQCLNLFTRPEVLAPEEAWYCPQCKQHREASKQLLLWRLPNVLIVQLKRFSFRSFIWRDKINDLVEFPVRNLDLSKFCIGQKEEQLPSYDLYAVINHYGGMIGGHYTACARLPNDRSSQRSDVGWRLFDDSTVTTVDESQVVTRYAYVLFYRRRNSPVERPPRAGHSEHHPDLGPAAEAAVSQGLGPGQAPEVAPTRTAPERFAPPVDRPAPTYSNMEEVD
- the USP19 gene encoding ubiquitin carboxyl-terminal hydrolase 19 isoform X13, which translates into the protein MSGGASATGPRRGPPGLEEATCKKKQKDRANQESKDGDPRKGSVSTPREEQTKEELLLDWRQSADEVIVKLRVGAGPLRLEEVDAAFTDTDCVVRLPGGRQWGGVFYAEIESSCTKVQARKGGLLQLALPKKVPLLTWPSLLKKPLGPQELVPGLRCQENGQELSHIALEPGPEPRRAKQEARNQKRAQGRGEVGSGAGPGSQAGPSAKRAVHLCRGPEGEGSRDGPGPRGDAPPFLDDPATQVETEEQLLVPPLNAQTCLLGSEENLALLAGEKAVSPRNDPVSPVMARSRDPEKDDHGKEEMAVAADAATLVDEPESMVNLAFVKNDSYEKGPDSVVVHVYVKEICRDTSRVLFREQDFTLIFQTRDGNFLRLHPGCGPHTIFRWQVKLRNLIEPEQCTFCFTASRIDICLRKRQSQRWGGLEAPAARGAVGGAKVAVPTGPTPLDPTPPGGAPHPLAGQEEARAVEKDKPKARSEDTGLDSVAARTPMEHVAPKPEPHLASPKPTCMVPPMPHSPVSGDSVEEEEEEEKKVCLPGFTGLVNLGNTCFMNSVIQSLSNTRELRDFFHDRSFEAEINYNNPLGTGGRLAIGFAVLLRALWKGTHHAFQPSKLKAIVASKASQFTGYAQHDAQEFMAFLLDGLHEDLNRIQNKPYTETVDSDGRPDEVVAEEAWQRHKMRNDSFIVDLFQGQYKSKLVCPVCAKVSITFDPFLYLPVPLPQKQKVLPVFYFAREPHSKPIKFLVSVSKENSSASEVLDSLSQSVHVKPENLRLAEVIKNRFHRVFLPSHSLDTVSSSDMLLCFELLSPELAKERVVVLEVQQRPQVPSIPISKCAACQRKQQSEDEKLKRCTRCYRVGYCNQLCQKTHWPDHKGLCRPENIGYPFLVSVPASRLTYARLAQLLEGYARYSVSVFQPPFQPGRIALESQGPACTTLLSTNSLEAGDSERDSIQPPELQLVTPVAEGDTGVPRVWAAPDRGPVPSTSGISSEMLASGPIEVGSLPACERMSRPEAAVPGYQHPSEATNAHTPQFFIYKIDASNREQRLEDKGETPLELGDDCSLALVWRNNERLQEFVLVASKELECAEDPGSAGEAARAGHFTLDQCLNLFTRPEVLAPEEAWYCPQCKQHREASKQLLLWRLPNVLIVQLKRFSFRSFIWRDKINDLVEFPVRNLDLSKFCIGQKEEQLPSYDLYAVINHYGGMIGGHYTACARLPNDRSSQRSDVGWRLFDDSTVTTVDESQVVTRYAYVLFYRRRNSPVERPPRAGHSEHHPDLGPAAEAAVSQGLGPGQAPEVAPTRTAPERFAPPVDRPAPTYSNMEEVD
- the USP19 gene encoding ubiquitin carboxyl-terminal hydrolase 19 isoform X10 gives rise to the protein MSGGASATGPRRGPPGLEEATCKKKQKDRANQESKDGDPRKVSTPREEQTKEELLLDWRQSADEVIVKLRVGAGPLRLEEVDAAFTDTDCVVRLPGGRQWGGVFYAEIESSCTKVQARKGGLLQLALPKKVPLLTWPSLLKKPLGPQELVPGLRCQENGQELSHIALEPGPEPRRAKQEARNQKRAQGRGEVGSGAGPGSQAGPSAKRAVHLCRGPEGEGSRDGPGPRGDAPPFLDDPATQVETEEQLLVPPLNAQTCLLGSEENLALLAGEKAVSPRNDPVSPVMARSRDPEKDDHGKEEMAVAADAATLVDEPESMVNLAFVKNDSYEKGPDSVVVHVYVKEICRDTSRVLFREQDFTLIFQTRDGNFLRLHPGCGPHTIFRWQVKLRNLIEPEQCTFCFTASRIDICLRKRQSQRWGGLEAPAARGAVGGAKVAVPTGPTPLDPTPPGGAPHPLAGQEEARAVEKDKPKARSEDTGLDSVAARTPMEHVAPKPEPHLASPKPTCMVPPMPHSPVSGDSVEEEEEEEKKVCLPGFTGLVNLGNTCFMNSVIQSLSNTRELRDFFHDRSFEAEINYNNPLGTGGRLAIGFAVLLRALWKGTHHAFQPSKLKAIVASKASQFTGYAQHDAQEFMAFLLDGLHEDLNRIQNKPYTETVDSDGRPDEVVAEEAWQRHKMRNDSFIVDLFQGQYKSKLVCPVCAKVSITFDPFLYLPVPLPQKQKVLPVFYFAREPHSKPIKFLVSVSKENSSASEVLDSLSQSVHVKPENLRLAEVIKNRFHRVFLPSHSLDTVSSSDMLLCFELLSPELAKERVVVLEVQQRPQVPSIPISKCAACQRKQQSEDEKLKRCTRCYRVGYCNQLCQKTHWPDHKGLCRPENIGYPFLVSVPASRLTYARLAQLLEGYARYSVSVFQPPFQPGRIALESQGPACTTLLSTNSLEAGDSERDSIQPPELQLVTPVAEGDTGVPRVWAAPDRGPVPSTSGISSEMLASGPIEVGSLPACERMSRPEAAVPGYQHPSEATNAHTPQFFIYKIDASNREQRLEDKGETPLELGDDCSLALVWRNNERLQEFVLVASKELECAEDPGSAGEAARAGHFTLDQCLNLFTRPEVLAPEEAWYCPQCKQHREASKQLLLWRLPNVLIVQLKRFSFRSFIWRDKINDLVEFPVRNLDLSKFCIGQKEEQLPSYDLYAVINHYGGMIGGHYTACARLPNDRSSQRSDVGWRLFDDSTVTTVDESQVVTRYAYVLFYRRRNSPVERPPRAGHSEHHPDLGPAAEAAVSQGLGPGQAPEVAPTRTAPERFAPPVDRPAPTYSNMEEVD